In one Ischnura elegans chromosome 13, ioIscEleg1.1, whole genome shotgun sequence genomic region, the following are encoded:
- the LOC124170407 gene encoding uncharacterized protein LOC124170407, protein MSKDGVHKKGQGETPKPCPIYGKRFCTQLVRHIAKVHPSVYKKYGREVVEKCSRGVTSLVSKGITRYPEHFILSAFGQAWRDPPEEVRESLACLGVEVILSGISLPEACGVEVERDFDGNADIGRTEEVEVSPPSALLEVEAQNIPDNSEATEETALPVDRVEVPGQEADGGKSGYINDLIIFFESEELSLPATPDIFQPPPTPRERWDIRRGRRVVCNAYSASIM, encoded by the exons ATGTCCAAAG atgGTGTCCATAAAAAAGGGCAGGGGGAAACACCTAAGCCCTGCCCTATATATGGCAAAAGGTTTTGCACGCAATTGGTCCGCCACATCGCGAAAGTTCACCCTTCTGTGTACAAAAAATATGGAAGGGAAGTTGTAGAAAAATGCTCCCGGGGAGTAACCAGCCTGGTTTCGAAAGGTATAACCAGGTACCCGGAGCACTTCATCTTGAGTGCATTCGGTCAAGCATGGAGGGACCCCCCAGAGGAAGTTCgggagagcctcgcatgcctcGGGGTTGAAGTGATCCTTTCGGGGATATCCCTCCCGGAGGCATGCGGGGTGGAGGTGGAGAGGGATTTTGACGGG aacgcTGACATCGGAAGAACGGAGGAAGTGGAAGTTTCGCCTCCATCAGCTCTCCTCGAGGTGGAAGCTCAAAACATTCCAGAT aactctGAAGCTACGGAGGAGACAGCATTGCCTGTG GACAGAGTCGAGGTTCCCGGACAGGAGGCAGATGGTGGAAAATCT ggatacattaatgacctcataattttctttgagtCGGAGGAGTTGAGTCTTCCCGCGACTCCGGATATTTTTCAGCCACCTCCGACGCCGCGAG AACGCTGGGACATCAGAAGAGGTAGGAGAGTCGTATGCAACGCTTACTCAGCCTCCATCATGTAA